GCTGCAGTACCTCGAAGATAAAGGTTGTAATTTTGAAGTTGTAAAATACCTGACTGACGGGTTAAGCGAAAAAGAACTTTCGGAACTAATTGCCAAAACCGGCAAAAAACCTTTTGATTTTGTGCGCCAACACGAACAAGACTACAAAGAGCAGTACAAAGGAAAAGTATTGAGCGACGAAGAATGGATAAAAGTACTGGTGGAAAATCCGAAACTGCTGCACCGCCCTATTGTGGTGAACGGCGATA
This is a stretch of genomic DNA from uncultured Draconibacterium sp.. It encodes these proteins:
- the arsC gene encoding arsenate reductase (glutaredoxin) (This arsenate reductase requires both glutathione and glutaredoxin to convert arsenate to arsenite, after which the efflux transporter formed by ArsA and ArsB can extrude the arsenite from the cell, providing resistance.) gives rise to the protein MKIYHNPRCSKSRKGLQYLEDKGCNFEVVKYLTDGLSEKELSELIAKTGKKPFDFVRQHEQDYKEQYKGKVLSDEEWIKVLVENPKLLHRPIVVNGDKAVLGNPPVNIDEIL